Genomic DNA from Alicyclobacillus fastidiosus:
CGGTATTTGGAAACCACTACGCGGCGATGCGTGGGGAGGTGTACCGCCTCGACAGGCATCCGACGATGTCTCGGCACCCGATCACGCCGATGCACGAAGCGGATTTGCGCGCCGTCCTACAGGAGCAGGGTGCAGGTGACGTCGGGCTTATCGACGTGCTCGACTTGGCGCAGCCTCGCACTGAGTTGATGGCCGCCGCAGAACGCAAAACTGCGAATGCCCCTGCGGCCGTCGTCTTCGACGCTCTGACGCGGGAGCACGTGGAACAAGTAGGGGCGGTGCTCGCTGCATCGCGCCAAGCAGAGGAGCCGCTGTTCCTCATCGGGTCATCCGGGGTGGGGCACGCCATTTCCTCGATTCAGCGCTCTCCCACTACCAGTCCAGTGATCGGCCAAGAGCGCCCAGGGCCGAAACGGGTCAATCAACTGCTCGTCGTGTCGGGCAGCTGTTCCCCTGTGACACAGCAACAGCTGCAGTGGGCGATGACCCATGGCTTCGAGGGGATTCACCTCTCCCTGCAAGAGGTGATGAACGCCGACGACAGCGACGCCGCGCTCCAGCACATCGTGGGGCGGGCCAGCGAGATGATTCGCAACGGCAAAAGCCTGATCATTTACACGGCACTCGGCCCTGACGACCCCAGTATCAAGGAGAATCAACGTCAGATCTCCGAGCGCGGCCTCCAGATCTCGGACTCTAGTAAGATCCTCGGTTCGTATTTAGGCGAGGTATCGAGATTGGTCATTCAGGAGACCGGCATTGAGCGGCTGGTGATCTCTGGCGGCGACACGTCCAGTTATGCGACCAGGCAGTTAGGCATTTACGCGATGGAGATGATCACGTCGATCTCGCCCGGTGCTCCACTGTGTCGCTGCTATTCGGACGACGGCTGCGTCGACGGCCTCGAGTTAGCGCTGAAAGGCGGCCAGTTTGGCGGAGAGGACTACTTTACACAAGTCTTACATATGAGTTGACGCTGAACGGGATGGACGAACCATCCCGTTCTTGCTAGTCCTGAGCGATTGGCGCAGCGTCTGTCTCTGCCCCCATCCAGCGCGGCCGCGTCGATCATTCCCCGTGCAATCATCCGCTCTAATTCTGTTTCTGCCTGAATATTAGTGTGAGGAGACATACTGTGTCGCGAAGCAGTGACGCGGTATCGGTTCACGAGAGGAGTGGCAGAGGATGAGCGTCATTCGTCAACTGGTGGAGTCAGTTCCCCTTCCGAACATGGTAGAAATCCGTCAGCGGTTTCCTAACCCGACTGTCGAGGACGTCGACGACACGGTCAACCGCGCCTTTGCTGCCGAGTCGTCGAGCATCGCCTGGCCGTCATCTGGGGAGATTGCTGTAGTTGTGGGCAGCCGAGGGATATCAGAGATCGATCAGGTCACGAGGGCGGTCGTCAACCAGCTCAAGAGCAGGGGCTACCAGCCGTTTGTGATTCCGGGGATGGGCAGCCACGGCGGGGCGACGGCACAAGGACAGAAGGACGTCTTGGCGAGTTTGGGTGTCACTGAGGACTTTGTCGGCGCCCCGATTCGATCCTCGATGGAAGTCGTTCAACTTGGACAACTGCCGAACGGCTTGCCGATTTACATGGATAAACTCGCGCACGAGGCGGACGGCATTGTCGTGATCAACCGGATCAAGCCGCATACAGCCTTCCGCGGTCCATATGAGAGCGGTATCGTGAAGATGATCGCGATTGGACTTGGCAAACAGAAAGGCGCCGAATCCTGTCATAAGTTGGGGTTCGGGCACATGGCCGAGCACATTGTCCAAGTGGCTGAGGCGTCGCTTCAGACGGGGAAGATTTTGGCGGGTGTGGCGATTATCGAGAATGCGTATGACCGGATCGCGGACATTCAGGTGCTGCCTGCGAACGGTATCCTCGCCCGAGAACCTGCTCTGTTGATGCGAGCGAAGAGCTTTATGCCACGGATCCTGGTGGATGAGTTCGACGTGCTGGTCATCGATGAAATTGGCAAGGACATCAGCGGAGACG
This window encodes:
- a CDS encoding four-carbon acid sugar kinase family protein, producing MQQDASLERGRIVLSFYGDDFTGSTDAMESLTINGLPTVLFLDVPSKEVLDRFPHIRCVGVAGNSRVMNPAQMEQELPAIFQQLRDLGSEYVHYKVCSTFDSSKEIGNIATVLRISRDTFAGQPWVPVFVASPELGRYTVFGNHYAAMRGEVYRLDRHPTMSRHPITPMHEADLRAVLQEQGAGDVGLIDVLDLAQPRTELMAAAERKTANAPAAVVFDALTREHVEQVGAVLAASRQAEEPLFLIGSSGVGHAISSIQRSPTTSPVIGQERPGPKRVNQLLVVSGSCSPVTQQQLQWAMTHGFEGIHLSLQEVMNADDSDAALQHIVGRASEMIRNGKSLIIYTALGPDDPSIKENQRQISERGLQISDSSKILGSYLGEVSRLVIQETGIERLVISGGDTSSYATRQLGIYAMEMITSISPGAPLCRCYSDDGCVDGLELALKGGQFGGEDYFTQVLHMS
- a CDS encoding lactate racemase domain-containing protein, with product MSVIRQLVESVPLPNMVEIRQRFPNPTVEDVDDTVNRAFAAESSSIAWPSSGEIAVVVGSRGISEIDQVTRAVVNQLKSRGYQPFVIPGMGSHGGATAQGQKDVLASLGVTEDFVGAPIRSSMEVVQLGQLPNGLPIYMDKLAHEADGIVVINRIKPHTAFRGPYESGIVKMIAIGLGKQKGAESCHKLGFGHMAEHIVQVAEASLQTGKILAGVAIIENAYDRIADIQVLPANGILAREPALLMRAKSFMPRILVDEFDVLVIDEIGKDISGDGMDPNITGRYATPFATGGPKVTRICVRRLTERTHGNANGIGVADTTTKQVFDAIDFEKTYPNALTSTVIDPVKLPMVLENDKLAIQTAIKTSNVLREADVRLVHIRTTLHLDVIRVSESLLPVLRNRDDVEIMSDPMEWHFDAVGALNTALSWR